The following are encoded together in the Desulfofalx alkaliphila DSM 12257 genome:
- a CDS encoding ArsR/SmtB family transcription factor, whose product MENKYRDYALLMKALSDETRVKIFHMLSQGELCACKILDEFNIKQPTLSYHMKILSESGLVNGRRDGVWMKYTINKDSLVVLNKFFNDITLNLECPEIFK is encoded by the coding sequence GTGGAAAATAAATACAGGGATTATGCATTGCTTATGAAAGCTCTCTCAGACGAAACAAGGGTTAAGATATTTCATATGCTTTCTCAGGGTGAGCTTTGTGCTTGTAAAATTTTAGATGAATTTAACATTAAACAGCCGACTCTTTCATACCACATGAAAATTTTAAGCGAAAGTGGCCTTGTCAATGGTAGGCGTGATGGGGTTTGGATGAAATATACTATTAACAAGGATAGTCTTGTAGTACTAAATAAATTTTTTAATGATATTACTTTAAACCTAGAAT